From Geomonas agri, one genomic window encodes:
- a CDS encoding response regulator produces MSVRRFLRAALGASEFALFEADNGHAAFAAAAVHPDINFLSATVAPPQSVKAQHFLEGGAPLEADTGLKFEADPQLGKLCGCK; encoded by the coding sequence GTGTCGGTACGGCGTTTCCTGCGCGCCGCGCTGGGCGCCTCCGAGTTCGCGCTCTTCGAGGCGGACAACGGTCATGCCGCCTTCGCGGCCGCCGCCGTCCATCCGGACATCAATTTTCTTAGCGCTACCGTAGCTCCCCCGCAATCTGTAAAGGCACAACATTTCTTAGAGGGCGGGGCACCGTTGGAAGCCGATACCGGGTTAAAATTCGAAGCCGATCCACAGCTTGGAAAGCTATGTGGCTGCAAGTGA
- a CDS encoding cation-translocating P-type ATPase has protein sequence MTIVYAAPQWQKIRDSITPGGQVAVTTEQHKLAGLTSGEAAQILAEEGPNELPSSGQRGNLRIAIDVMREPMFLLLVACGAIYLLVGDMQEALMLLAFIFFVMGITLYQERKTERALDALRDLSSPRALVIRDGTKKRIAGREVVRGDIIILAEGDRVPADALVLDCTNLSTDESLLTGESVAVRKRPGDASSLPAKPGGDDIPYVFSGSMVVSGQGIARVVAIGQRSAIGRIGIALQGVSGEESLLQKETGRLVRILATVVLGLCAVLIVTYGLTRGAWLEGVLAGLTLAMAIMPNELPVVLTIFLALGAWRLSRTRVLTRRAPVVETLGSATVLCVDKTGTLTQNRMTVTALHADGILCPIGDFRNTPPLEIFHDLVEFSILASQRDPFDPMERAIKEFGEAYLANTEHLHGDWFLEKEYPLSPELLAMSHVWRAPAGADYVIAAKGAPEAVADLCHFNEGQQAEMMNAVTRMSNDGLRVLGVARSSFQEKGLPGEQHDFTFEFLGLVGMADPVRPTVAPALADCYRAGIRMMMITGDYPGTAGSIARQIGLRELDQVITGPELDLMNETELRERIKTVNVFARVVPEQKLRLVQALKANGEIVAMTGDGVNDAPALKAAHIGIAMGGRGTDVAREASDLVLLDDDFASIVRAVKTGRRIFDNLKKAMAYLLAIHVPIAGMSLIPVFFNWPLLFMPIHIAFLHLIIDPACSIVYEVEPAEAAAMDRPPRDSNEPLFSRNVLLLSTLQGVGVLMVLLAVFGICLDRGQGEYEARTLAFMTLIIANLGLMMTNRSWSATMGTILKTPNSAQWWVTGGAVAFLAVVLNVPITREVFRFGAVHPLDVAISLSAGVLSIVWFEIFKGYLNRQTR, from the coding sequence GTGACCATTGTTTATGCGGCACCACAATGGCAGAAGATCCGCGACTCAATCACCCCCGGAGGCCAGGTGGCCGTGACAACAGAACAACATAAGCTAGCCGGACTCACCTCAGGAGAGGCGGCACAGATCCTTGCGGAAGAAGGCCCTAACGAACTCCCGTCTTCCGGACAGCGGGGCAATCTCAGGATAGCCATCGATGTCATGCGGGAGCCCATGTTTTTGTTGCTGGTTGCCTGCGGCGCCATCTACCTGCTGGTAGGAGACATGCAGGAAGCGCTCATGCTCCTGGCATTCATCTTTTTCGTCATGGGGATTACGCTCTATCAGGAGCGAAAAACGGAGCGTGCCCTGGATGCCCTACGGGACCTTTCCAGCCCGCGTGCATTGGTAATCCGCGATGGAACCAAGAAAAGGATTGCCGGACGCGAGGTGGTACGCGGCGATATCATCATTCTTGCTGAAGGTGACCGGGTACCTGCCGATGCCCTGGTGCTTGACTGCACCAACCTTTCTACTGATGAATCGCTGCTGACGGGGGAATCGGTTGCAGTCCGAAAACGCCCGGGGGATGCGTCATCACTTCCGGCCAAGCCTGGCGGCGACGATATCCCCTACGTATTTTCGGGCTCCATGGTGGTGAGCGGCCAAGGGATCGCTCGAGTTGTCGCCATCGGCCAACGGAGTGCTATCGGCAGGATCGGTATCGCTCTCCAGGGAGTGTCCGGCGAAGAGAGTTTGCTGCAGAAGGAAACCGGCCGTCTGGTCCGGATTCTTGCCACGGTGGTATTGGGTCTCTGCGCCGTCTTGATCGTCACCTATGGCCTCACTCGTGGCGCCTGGCTCGAGGGAGTGCTGGCCGGGCTCACCCTTGCCATGGCCATCATGCCCAACGAACTGCCGGTTGTTCTGACTATTTTTCTCGCCCTGGGGGCTTGGCGGCTTTCGCGCACCCGGGTACTGACCAGGCGCGCTCCGGTGGTCGAGACCCTTGGTTCGGCAACGGTACTCTGTGTGGACAAGACCGGGACCCTGACCCAGAACCGGATGACCGTCACCGCTTTGCACGCCGACGGTATCCTTTGCCCGATCGGGGATTTTCGTAACACACCTCCGCTGGAGATCTTCCATGACCTCGTCGAGTTCAGCATTCTTGCCAGCCAACGGGACCCGTTCGATCCCATGGAGCGGGCAATCAAGGAATTCGGTGAGGCATACCTTGCCAACACCGAACATCTGCACGGTGACTGGTTTCTCGAGAAGGAATATCCGCTTTCTCCGGAACTTTTGGCTATGTCACATGTCTGGCGAGCACCGGCAGGAGCAGATTACGTCATTGCCGCCAAGGGGGCACCGGAGGCCGTGGCTGATCTGTGCCATTTCAACGAGGGGCAGCAAGCCGAAATGATGAACGCAGTTACCCGGATGTCCAATGACGGGTTGCGCGTATTGGGCGTGGCCCGGTCGAGCTTTCAGGAAAAAGGGTTGCCGGGAGAGCAGCATGATTTCACGTTCGAGTTTCTGGGGCTGGTTGGCATGGCCGACCCGGTGCGCCCCACGGTGGCACCCGCCCTTGCCGACTGTTACCGCGCGGGTATACGGATGATGATGATAACCGGCGATTATCCGGGCACTGCCGGAAGTATTGCCCGGCAGATAGGCCTTAGAGAGCTGGATCAGGTCATTACCGGACCGGAACTGGACCTGATGAATGAGACTGAATTACGTGAGCGAATCAAAACGGTCAATGTTTTCGCAAGGGTAGTACCAGAGCAGAAACTACGCTTGGTGCAGGCCCTCAAAGCGAACGGCGAGATCGTTGCCATGACCGGTGACGGCGTCAACGATGCCCCGGCACTGAAAGCCGCCCACATTGGTATAGCCATGGGAGGTCGCGGTACGGACGTTGCGCGGGAGGCATCAGATCTCGTTCTTCTTGATGATGATTTTGCGTCTATCGTGAGGGCGGTGAAAACAGGACGGCGGATCTTCGACAACCTGAAGAAGGCGATGGCCTACCTGCTGGCCATCCACGTGCCTATCGCAGGCATGTCGCTCATCCCCGTATTCTTCAACTGGCCGCTTCTGTTTATGCCGATCCATATCGCTTTTCTCCACCTGATCATAGACCCGGCCTGTTCCATCGTCTACGAAGTTGAACCGGCCGAGGCTGCAGCAATGGACCGCCCGCCGCGCGACTCGAATGAACCGCTCTTCAGCAGGAACGTTCTGCTGTTAAGCACACTCCAGGGTGTCGGAGTTTTGATGGTATTACTTGCGGTCTTTGGAATATGTCTCGACCGTGGGCAGGGAGAATACGAAGCACGCACGTTGGCGTTCATGACGTTGATCATCGCGAATCTCGGCTTGATGATGACCAACCGCTCCTGGTCTGCAACGATGGGAACCATCCTGAAAACGCCTAATTCCGCCCAATGGTGGGTGACCGGAGGCGCGGTGGCGTTCCTGGCTGTTGTGCTTAATGTCCCCATTACCAGAGAGGTATTCCGCTTTGGTGCTGTTCACCCACTGGACGTGGCCATTTCATTATCAGCGGGTGTTTTGAGTATTGTCTGGTTTGAGATCTTCAAAGGGTATCTGAATCGTCAAACTAGGTAG
- a CDS encoding TFIIB-type zinc ribbon-containing protein, translating to MKCPICTGIDLKIAERQGVEIDYCPECRGVWLDRGELDKIIERSQTQSVPYNQSQQPHNDSYRPQFHDRQHDGHGHDSHGYHKKKSWLSELFD from the coding sequence ATGAAATGCCCCATATGTACTGGAATAGACCTCAAAATCGCCGAACGGCAGGGCGTGGAAATCGACTACTGCCCCGAATGCCGCGGCGTGTGGCTTGATCGGGGGGAACTGGACAAGATCATCGAGCGCTCCCAGACGCAATCTGTGCCGTATAACCAAAGCCAGCAGCCGCACAACGATAGTTACCGGCCGCAATTCCATGACAGACAGCATGATGGTCACGGACATGACTCGCATGGCTACCACAAGAAAAAATCCTGGTTGTCCGAGTTATTCGACTGA
- a CDS encoding PGPGW domain-containing protein yields MSEKSLTILKRLFVAIIGLTLLAIGIAMIVLPGPAIVMIPLALGILASEFAWARYLLHRFRERIERLRNNINHNQSRRTP; encoded by the coding sequence ATGTCGGAAAAGTCGCTCACCATACTGAAGCGGCTCTTCGTCGCTATCATTGGCCTGACATTGCTCGCCATCGGCATTGCCATGATCGTACTACCCGGTCCGGCAATCGTCATGATCCCCCTTGCCCTTGGCATACTGGCGAGCGAGTTCGCCTGGGCACGGTATCTTTTGCATAGATTTCGGGAACGAATTGAACGTTTAAGGAACAATATCAACCACAACCAATCAAGGAGAACACCATGA
- a CDS encoding PAS domain S-box protein, with amino-acid sequence MKAHTRYTILNAAIVTVALISATLFFLAQLRNHAVQDAGSAQQERLRAFWTLLKQKGSHFAVKNGKLFVDDYQLSGNNELPDQVKEIFGGTATIFQGDVRVATNVLTPDGKRATGTRLVGPAFDALFQKGTFYRGEAPILGTDYFTAYDPIKDDRGQVIGALYVGIKKSEFFQLYDDIKTKVVVGGGMLNLLFLGFALLNLRSRREADRALELRDRKMKAILNSIPDMAWIKDQEGRFVAVNEPFGQACGHSPDSLVGKSDLDIWPPELAQVYRAGDREVMESGTSMRVEEQLVGSDGMPRWIETIKNPFFNAQGEIAGSTGIARDVTERHQAEEELRFTRYSVEHTRDGVAWVDEEGRILFANESLCRIFAVSPAEVPTLTVFKLVPQYTPEHWSERWRHLERDGSQIVELMAQAGDGHSVPIEVSSNFLVHQGRGRICSFIRDISERKRLEEKNKEALSLLSATLESIADGIVVLDLNGGVVLHNRKYPLTVGLPDEVMAERNYQSMLACVLNQLKDPELFRKRLAEQMAHPERESTLVMEFVDGRIVERVSTPYLVGDRLSGVVLNMRDITAQHRVETHLRNAQKVEALGTLTGGIAHDFNNRLTAIIGYGTLVRDQADLSEEARRYLDLLLTSADRAAELTQGLLAYSRKQPHNPAPLRLNELVAGVTKFLPPILGKGITLSLEMPQVSPVVHADRGQMEQVLFNLVGNARDAMDGRGRLTIAVGSAQVDAAFVAAQGYGLEGDYAILSVTDTGTGMDAVTLEKVFEPFFTTKDVGKGTGLGLSIVYGIVKQHDGFINVVSEPGSGTTFWVYLPLTHERVVEAHRDGVRVRLGAGETILLVEDDAEVRSLFREVLVRNGYQVIEAVDGADGVRKFRERGACIDLLFLDVIMPLKNGWEAFTEIRKLRGDVKVLFMSGYTRDIINKAGLENQGLHLMSKPIQPAALLRKIRELLD; translated from the coding sequence ATGAAGGCACACACTCGCTACACCATTCTTAATGCGGCAATCGTCACCGTCGCACTCATCTCCGCCACTCTCTTCTTCCTTGCCCAACTGCGCAACCACGCCGTCCAGGATGCCGGGAGCGCACAGCAGGAACGTCTCCGGGCTTTCTGGACCTTGCTCAAGCAGAAGGGCTCCCACTTTGCCGTCAAAAACGGCAAGCTGTTCGTGGACGATTACCAACTGAGCGGCAACAACGAACTTCCTGACCAGGTCAAGGAGATTTTCGGCGGCACCGCCACCATCTTCCAGGGCGATGTACGAGTCGCAACCAACGTCCTCACCCCAGACGGCAAGCGAGCCACCGGCACCCGACTGGTCGGCCCGGCCTTCGACGCCCTCTTCCAAAAAGGGACCTTCTACCGGGGCGAGGCACCCATCCTCGGTACTGACTATTTCACCGCCTACGATCCGATCAAGGATGACCGGGGCCAGGTGATCGGCGCCTTATACGTCGGCATAAAGAAGAGCGAGTTCTTCCAACTCTACGATGACATCAAAACAAAGGTAGTCGTCGGGGGGGGCATGTTGAACCTCCTTTTCCTCGGCTTCGCCCTGCTCAACCTGCGCTCACGGCGGGAAGCGGACCGGGCCCTGGAACTTCGCGACCGGAAGATGAAGGCGATCCTGAACAGCATTCCCGACATGGCCTGGATCAAGGATCAGGAAGGCAGGTTCGTCGCCGTGAACGAACCGTTCGGGCAAGCCTGCGGCCACTCCCCGGACTCCCTCGTGGGCAAGAGCGATCTCGACATCTGGCCTCCGGAACTGGCACAGGTCTATCGCGCCGGGGATCGTGAAGTCATGGAGAGCGGGACCAGCATGCGGGTCGAAGAGCAACTGGTCGGTAGCGACGGCATGCCCCGCTGGATTGAAACCATCAAGAACCCTTTTTTCAACGCCCAAGGAGAGATCGCGGGGAGCACAGGGATAGCCCGGGACGTCACCGAACGGCACCAGGCCGAGGAGGAACTTCGCTTCACCCGCTACAGCGTCGAGCATACCCGCGACGGTGTGGCCTGGGTCGATGAGGAGGGGCGCATCCTCTTCGCCAACGAGAGTCTCTGCCGCATATTCGCCGTCTCCCCTGCTGAGGTACCAACTCTCACGGTATTCAAGCTGGTGCCACAGTACACGCCGGAACACTGGTCCGAACGTTGGCGGCACCTGGAACGGGACGGGTCCCAAATCGTCGAACTCATGGCGCAGGCCGGGGACGGGCACTCTGTCCCCATCGAAGTCAGCTCCAACTTCCTGGTCCACCAGGGCAGGGGGCGCATCTGTTCCTTCATCAGGGACATCTCCGAGCGTAAACGCCTCGAGGAGAAGAACAAGGAAGCTCTGTCTCTCCTCTCGGCGACGCTGGAATCTATCGCCGACGGCATTGTCGTGCTCGATCTGAACGGGGGGGTGGTCCTGCATAACCGTAAGTATCCCCTTACCGTGGGACTGCCGGACGAGGTCATGGCGGAGAGGAATTACCAGAGTATGCTGGCCTGCGTGCTGAACCAGCTCAAGGATCCGGAACTGTTTCGAAAACGTCTGGCCGAGCAGATGGCACACCCTGAGCGGGAAAGCACCCTGGTGATGGAGTTCGTCGATGGACGCATCGTCGAGCGCGTGTCGACTCCTTACCTAGTGGGCGACCGGCTGTCCGGAGTGGTGCTCAACATGCGGGACATCACCGCACAGCACCGGGTTGAGACCCACCTCCGAAACGCCCAAAAAGTAGAGGCCCTGGGAACCCTTACCGGCGGCATAGCTCACGACTTCAACAACCGGCTCACTGCCATCATTGGCTACGGCACCCTGGTGAGGGACCAGGCCGATCTTTCCGAGGAGGCTCGGAGGTATCTGGACCTGCTGCTCACCTCGGCAGACAGGGCGGCTGAACTGACCCAGGGGCTTCTGGCCTACAGCCGAAAACAACCCCATAACCCGGCCCCCCTGCGCCTGAACGAACTGGTTGCTGGCGTCACCAAATTTCTCCCCCCCATCCTCGGCAAGGGGATCACCCTGAGCCTGGAGATGCCCCAGGTCTCCCCGGTCGTCCACGCCGACCGCGGCCAGATGGAACAGGTGCTTTTCAACCTGGTGGGTAACGCCCGGGACGCGATGGATGGGCGCGGCCGGCTCACCATTGCGGTAGGTTCGGCCCAGGTCGATGCCGCCTTTGTGGCAGCCCAAGGGTACGGCCTTGAAGGCGACTACGCCATCCTTTCGGTTACCGATACCGGAACCGGAATGGATGCAGTAACGCTTGAGAAGGTGTTCGAACCGTTTTTCACCACAAAGGATGTTGGCAAGGGAACCGGGCTCGGGCTCTCCATCGTGTACGGCATCGTGAAGCAACACGACGGATTCATCAACGTAGTAAGCGAACCGGGCAGCGGCACCACCTTCTGGGTCTATCTCCCGCTAACCCATGAGCGCGTCGTGGAAGCGCATCGGGACGGGGTGAGAGTCCGGTTAGGTGCGGGCGAGACCATCCTCCTGGTAGAGGACGACGCCGAGGTCCGGTCGCTGTTCCGTGAAGTGCTGGTGCGTAACGGCTACCAAGTCATCGAGGCAGTGGATGGTGCGGATGGTGTGAGAAAATTCCGGGAGAGAGGGGCCTGCATCGATCTGCTGTTTCTGGACGTCATCATGCCGCTCAAGAACGGCTGGGAAGCCTTCACCGAGATCAGGAAGCTCAGAGGCGACGTCAAGGTCCTCTTCATGAGCGGCTATACCAGAGATATCATCAATAAGGCCGGGCTGGAAAACCAGGGGCTGCACCTGATGTCCAAACCGATTCAGCCTGCCGCGCTTTTGCGTAAGATTCGGGAGTTGTTGGACTGA